TCCTTTTTTTCCAGAGAACACACAATCAGTTGTTATATGTATTAATTTATAATTATATTCTTTTGATAATCTATCCAAATAATGTGGAAAATATCCATTTACATATATTGCTATATCTGGATTTTCTTCTGCAAACTGATTTAAGATTCCTACACAATTAATTACAAAATTTGGTTTTACTTCTTTTAAAATTTTATTTAACTCTTCTTTATCAAAAGCATCTAAATGAAATTCTTTTTCTTTCTTTTCTGCTTCTCCTTTTCTAAAAGTACAGTAAACCTCATATCCTTTACTTAATAGATATTTTCTTATAGTCTGTCCTGCCATGCCTTTAGAACCAATTATTAATATCTTTTTATCCATTATTTTTCCCCCATATTACTCTATTTACAATATTCGTATAACTTCTTATAACTTTTATAACTTTATCTGATACATTGTTATCTAAATAGTCATAGGGTTCTACATTTCTATTTTCATCCTTAAACATCTCTGTAGCTATTTCTAAAGAAGATAATATTTCATCTTTTTTTATTCCAGCTAATATTATATTTCCTTTATCTATTACTTCTGGTCTTTCTGTACTTGTTCTTATAGAGATTGCTGGAAATTTTAAAATAGCTGATTCTTCACTTAATGTTCCACTATCTGAAAGCACACAGAAAGAGTTCTCTTGTAAATTACAGTAATCAAAAAATCCAAATGGTTTTAATTCTCTTACCAACGAATTAAACTTTATATTTCTTTCTTTTAATTTTTTTTGAGTTCTTGGATGAACAGAAAAAATTATAGGCATCTGATATTTTTCAGCTACACTATTGATACTTTCAACTAAATTATTAAAATTTTTCTCATTATCTACATTTTCTTCTCTATGAGTACTTAAAAGAATATACTTATTTTTTTCTAAATTTAATTTTGTTAAGATATTACTTTTCTCTATTTTCTCTTTATTTACTTCTAACACTTCTGTCATAGGAGATCCTGTTACAAAAACATGTTCTTTTCTAAATCCTTCTGATAATAAATATCTCCTACTATTTTCTGTGTATGGAAGATTTATATCACTTATATGATCTACTATTTTTCTATTTATTTCTTCTGGTAAATTCTGATCAAAACATCTATTACCAGCTTCCATATGAAAAATAGGTACTTTTAATCTCTTAGCAGCAATAGCTGATAAAGCACTATTAGTATCACCAAGGAGTAACAAAGCATCTGGTTTTTCTTTTAATAGTACCTCATAGGATTTAGCAATAATATTTCCAATAGTTTCTCCTAAATTATTTCCAACTGAACCTAAATAATAATCTGGTTCTCTCAATTCCAAATCATCAAAAAATACTTTGTTTAATGTATAATCCCAATTCTGTCCTGTATGAACTAATATATGATCAAAATATTTATCTGCTTTTTTTATAATTTCTGATAATCTTATAATTTCTGGTCTTGTTCCTAAAATAGTCATTAACTTTAATTTTTCCATCTATTTCACTCCAAACTCTTTTAAATCATCTTGGATTTCAGTTAATTCAAAAAGCATATTTTTTAATTCTTCTTCATTTAATCTATAAGTATTATGAGAATTATATTCTTCTGCTTGAGTTATAACTTCTTGTCCTTGTTCAAAATATTTAGAATAATTTAAGTCTCTATCATCTGCTGGTACTCTAAAATAATTTCCCATATCAATAGCTCTTACTCTTTCTTCCTTAGTCATAAGAACTTCATATAGTTTCTCTCCATGTCTAGTTCCTATTATTTTTACTTCATGCTCTGGTCTATTAAATAGATTTTTTATAGTATGAGCTAGTAATTCTATTGTTGCTGCTGGAGATTTTTGAATAAATAAATCTCCACTTTTTCCATTTTTAAAAGCAAATAGCACTAAATCTACTGCTTGATCTAAGCTCATCATAAATCTAGTCATTTTAGGGTCAGTTATTGTTATTGGATTTCCTTTTCTCATTTGATCTATAAATAATGGAATTACAGAACCTCTTGAAGCCATTACATTTCCATATCTAGTCAAACATATAGTAGTCTCACTATCTTTTAAGTTTCTTCCTTTAGCTACTATTACTTTCTCCATTAGTGCCTTAGACATTCCCATAGCATTTATAGGATAAGCAGCTTTATCTGTACTTAGACATACTACTCTTTTTACACCACTAGCTATAGCAGCATTTAATACATTTTCAGTCCCTAATACATTTGTTTGTACAGCTTGTATTGGATAAAATTCACAAGATGGAACTTGTTTTAATGCAGCAGCATGGAATACAAAATCTACTCCTCTCATCGCATCTAAAACAGAGTTATAGTCTCTTACATCTCCTATATAGAATTTTAGTTTAGGATTATTATATATCTTTCTCATATCATCTTGTTTCTTTTCATCTCTTGAGAAAATTCTAATCTCTCCAATATCTGTTTTTAAAAATCTTCTTAATACAGCATTTCCAAAAGAACCTGTACCACCTGTTATTAATAATGTCTTTCTTGTAAATATACTCTCCATTACTCTATCTCCTTTATAAAAATTTCATAAGCTTTCTCTATATCAAAATCTTTTTTATATATGCTTTTTAAATACTCCTTTGAATATTTAGTTGATTCAATATTTTTTAAAAATTCTTTAAACTTTAAAGTTGTTTCTTCTAATTCTCCTGCCTTACTCCAAATTCCTATTTGATTATCATCAATATATTTTCCAACACCTTTAGCTGCTGATTTATCTAACATAGCAAACATTGGCAAACCTAACTTTAAATAAGCTGTAACTTTTGTTGGAAAATTAGGCACTGTATTTTTTTCACTCAAACATATCAGCCCTGCATTCATTTCACTTACTAAATTTTCATATTCTTCTCTTGGAACTACATTTAATATTTTTACATTTGTTATTTTTTCTTTTTCTACTCTTTTTTCTAATGAAAGTTTATCTTTTCCATCTCCTATTAGCAAAAACTTTATCTCTTTATCATTTATCATATTTTTGGCTAAATCTAATAAGTTATCTAATTTTTGAAGCATTCCCATATTTCCGCCAAAAATAAAAACCTTTTCGTTTTGACTATATCCATATTTTTCTCTTAAATTTAAATTCTTTAAATCTTCGCTTTGAATATATTCTGGATTTCTAATAAATAAGATATCCTGTTCTTTTTTATAATTATTTTTTAAAATATAATTTTTAGCCTCATCACAATTACAAATTATTTTATCTACATATTGATATAATTTTTTCTCTTTATTTTTCATATGATTAAAAATCAAATTATTTTTTATTATTCCCATATCTTTTGCTGTTTGTGGCATAATATCCCATAAAAATAAAACATTTTTACAGGAATAGTAATTTGTCAGTGACTTTATTAAATTTAAATTTGACATAAACGGAGTATAACTAACTATATAATCAACATGTATATCTTTAAAATATCTTTTTATTTCTTTATTCATCAAAAATGGAGTTGAAAGAATAGTACATATTTTTTCTATCAGATTATATTCCTTTGTTCTATTTCCTGTTTTTACATATAAAATCTTTGCTCCTTCCTCTTGATACAAATGAGTTTCTTCTTTCATTCTTCTTTCTGTTGGAGTAGCTACATATACATTATGACCTTTTTCAATTAATTTTTTTATAAAATCTTTTTCTAAACATGTATTTTTTTTACCTTTTGGAAATTTATGTGTTAAAAATAAAAAATTCATTAGCATGCTCCTTTTTTATAAATTACATTCTTTATTGTCTTAACTATTATTACCACATCTAACCACAAGCACCAGTTCCTATAATAGTACTCATCTAATACCAATCTCTCATCAAAATCAGTATCACTTCTTCCATGTGTTTGCCACATTCCTGTTATTCCTGGTTTAGCCTGTATTATCTTTTCATAATAATGTTTCATATCTTTTTTCTCTCTAAAGAGATAAGGTCTAGGTCCTACAAAGGACATCTCTCCCTTTAATACATTTATAAATTGAGGAAACTCATCCATAGAAGTCCTTCTTAAAAAATCTCCTATCTTAGTAACTCTAGGGTCATTTTTTAACTTCTTATTCTTCTCATATTCCTCTCTTATTTTTTCATCCTTAGCCATCATCTCTTCTAAGATTTTATCTGCACCTACTACCATACTTCTGTATTTATATATTTTTATCTTTTTACCTCTATGTCCTATTCTCTCTTGAGTAAAAAATAGTCCAGTTTTTCTTTCTTCTTTATCAGTTTTTAAATATACAAATATAGTCAATGGTATCAATGATAGTGTACCTATTAATCCTATAAAGAAATCTACAACTCTTTTTATAACTCTTGTTATTCCTTTAACAAAGTTTATCTTAGCTGAAATTACCATTATTCCATCATAATTTTCAACTTGAGAATTAAAAGTAAATGTTCCACAAAATCTTGGAATAAACTTAATTTTATCTACTCTACCATCTAGTTTATTAATTATCTCTTCCATTTGCTCATTGTCTGCTAATGGTAAAGCTATAAGTACCTCATTTACCTTATTCTCATCTAAGATTTTATCCAAATCCTCATAAGTACCTATCACTCTATCTTTTTCTACATGTACATCTTGGTTTACTCCCTCTATACTATTAGCCGAGATATATCCAAGTAGTTTATACATAGTAAAGGTATTATTATCTCTTATTATCCTTGTTATTTGATTAGCGGTATTTCCTATCCCTATTATCAACAAGCTCTTCTCAAGATTTTTTCTAAATACTGTCCTTATAAATCTAATTATGAAAATATTAAAGAATGTAAAAGTAAGTCCTACAAAAAGGTGTACAGGAATAAATTTCATACCCCAGAAAGCCAAGTCATTAATAAGCATAATTATTAGATACTCAGCATGAACTAATAGGAGTTTTCTCAATTCTTCCCATATTAGAATAGTTTTAAAAGAATACATATTTTTGGTTAAATTTAAAGCCAGATAAATAAAAAATGTATTATACATTATTCTATCTGGCACATCAAACAGTTCATTCACTACAAAATAGAAGATAAACTGCATTATTATCATTACAACTTTTGCTACCTGTCTTTTCATAAAAAATTCTCTCCAATTCCCAATTTATCTGTTAAATATTTTTTTAAACATATGAAAAGTACTGACACTTCTTACTCCTCACTACTCAAGACTTTCTATCCCTCTCTAAAGAGTGATAGCCCAATCTTTTTCATTTGAAGTTTTCACTATTACTAGTTAGGTTCATGTCAAAACCCATATTAATCAAGATAACTTAATTTTCTGTTTAGGATATCTTCTAACATCTTAGGAGCCCTATTTCCTCTCTTACCACTCCTAGTTATCTTCACTCTTCTCTCTTTTCCCTTAGAGTAAATCTCCTCTTGCACACTCTCTAGTTCCTCTATCTCTACCCTATCTCCAAGGCTTAGTATCTCATTACTCAAGCACTCATGTTGGTACTTTCTCACATCACTCTGTTTTCTATATACCTCTTTTAACTCCTCTACTAGCTTTCTATGTCTTACACTGAGTGTTGATAGTCC
Above is a window of Fusobacterium mortiferum ATCC 9817 DNA encoding:
- the wecB gene encoding non-hydrolyzing UDP-N-acetylglucosamine 2-epimerase, producing the protein MEKLKLMTILGTRPEIIRLSEIIKKADKYFDHILVHTGQNWDYTLNKVFFDDLELREPDYYLGSVGNNLGETIGNIIAKSYEVLLKEKPDALLLLGDTNSALSAIAAKRLKVPIFHMEAGNRCFDQNLPEEINRKIVDHISDINLPYTENSRRYLLSEGFRKEHVFVTGSPMTEVLEVNKEKIEKSNILTKLNLEKNKYILLSTHREENVDNEKNFNNLVESINSVAEKYQMPIIFSVHPRTQKKLKERNIKFNSLVRELKPFGFFDYCNLQENSFCVLSDSGTLSEESAILKFPAISIRTSTERPEVIDKGNIILAGIKKDEILSSLEIATEMFKDENRNVEPYDYLDNNVSDKVIKVIRSYTNIVNRVIWGKNNG
- a CDS encoding polysaccharide biosynthesis protein; the protein is MFTRKTLLITGGTGSFGNAVLRRFLKTDIGEIRIFSRDEKKQDDMRKIYNNPKLKFYIGDVRDYNSVLDAMRGVDFVFHAAALKQVPSCEFYPIQAVQTNVLGTENVLNAAIASGVKRVVCLSTDKAAYPINAMGMSKALMEKVIVAKGRNLKDSETTICLTRYGNVMASRGSVIPLFIDQMRKGNPITITDPKMTRFMMSLDQAVDLVLFAFKNGKSGDLFIQKSPAATIELLAHTIKNLFNRPEHEVKIIGTRHGEKLYEVLMTKEERVRAIDMGNYFRVPADDRDLNYSKYFEQGQEVITQAEEYNSHNTYRLNEEELKNMLFELTEIQDDLKEFGVK
- a CDS encoding glycosyltransferase family 4 protein, which codes for MNFLFLTHKFPKGKKNTCLEKDFIKKLIEKGHNVYVATPTERRMKEETHLYQEEGAKILYVKTGNRTKEYNLIEKICTILSTPFLMNKEIKRYFKDIHVDYIVSYTPFMSNLNLIKSLTNYYSCKNVLFLWDIMPQTAKDMGIIKNNLIFNHMKNKEKKLYQYVDKIICNCDEAKNYILKNNYKKEQDILFIRNPEYIQSEDLKNLNLREKYGYSQNEKVFIFGGNMGMLQKLDNLLDLAKNMINDKEIKFLLIGDGKDKLSLEKRVEKEKITNVKILNVVPREEYENLVSEMNAGLICLSEKNTVPNFPTKVTAYLKLGLPMFAMLDKSAAKGVGKYIDDNQIGIWSKAGELEETTLKFKEFLKNIESTKYSKEYLKSIYKKDFDIEKAYEIFIKEIE
- a CDS encoding exopolysaccharide biosynthesis polyprenyl glycosylphosphotransferase encodes the protein MKRQVAKVVMIIMQFIFYFVVNELFDVPDRIMYNTFFIYLALNLTKNMYSFKTILIWEELRKLLLVHAEYLIIMLINDLAFWGMKFIPVHLFVGLTFTFFNIFIIRFIRTVFRKNLEKSLLIIGIGNTANQITRIIRDNNTFTMYKLLGYISANSIEGVNQDVHVEKDRVIGTYEDLDKILDENKVNEVLIALPLADNEQMEEIINKLDGRVDKIKFIPRFCGTFTFNSQVENYDGIMVISAKINFVKGITRVIKRVVDFFIGLIGTLSLIPLTIFVYLKTDKEERKTGLFFTQERIGHRGKKIKIYKYRSMVVGADKILEEMMAKDEKIREEYEKNKKLKNDPRVTKIGDFLRRTSMDEFPQFINVLKGEMSFVGPRPYLFREKKDMKHYYEKIIQAKPGITGMWQTHGRSDTDFDERLVLDEYYYRNWCLWLDVVIIVKTIKNVIYKKGAC